In Necator americanus strain Aroian chromosome IV, whole genome shotgun sequence, the following proteins share a genomic window:
- a CDS encoding hypothetical protein (NECATOR_CHRIV.G14264.T1): protein MRALIPVRYSKSNQFDLSSFENVPEFSLDRNNEALYSPYAEGGDGMGASADSSHKSIASLRRQEEKMNFVDGFMTKMIR, encoded by the coding sequence ATGCGAGCACTGATACCTGTCCGGTATTCGAAATCGAATCAATTCGATTTATCGAGTTTCGAGAATGTCCCGGAGTTCAGTCTAGACCGTAACAATGAAGCACTGTACTCGCCCTACGCCGAGGGCGGTGACGGTATGGGCGCATCAGCTGATAGCAGTCACAAATCAATAGCTTCATTGAGAAGACAGGaggagaaaatgaattttgtagACGGTTTTATGACTAAGATGATAAGATGA
- a CDS encoding hypothetical protein (NECATOR_CHRIV.G14263.T1), with amino-acid sequence MAVFHDEVEIEDFTYDEEKELYHYPCPCGDRFEITKEMLEMGEDVATCPSCSLIVRVIYDPDEFIKMETLTISSQQAVLTNSN; translated from the exons ATGGCAGTGTTCCATGATGAGGTGGAGATTGAAGACTTCACATATGACGAAGAGAAGGAGCTGTATCATTATCCTTGCCCTTGTGGAGATCGATTCGAAATCACAAA AGAAATGCTTGAAATGGGGGAAGACGTTGCTACATGTCCGAGTTGTTCCTTGATAGTCCGTGTTATCTACGATCCGGATGAGTTTATTAAGATGGAAACATTGACGATATCATCACAGCAGGCTGTGCTCACTAATTCTAATTGA